A window from Enterocloster bolteae encodes these proteins:
- a CDS encoding IS110 family transposase, whose amino-acid sequence MIYVGIDIAKLNHFAAAISSDGEILIEPFKFSNNYDGFYLLLSHLAPLDQNSIIIGLESTAHYGDNLVRFLISKGFKVCVLNPIQTSFMRKNNVRKTKTDKVDTFVIAKTLMMQDSLRFMALEDLDYIELKELGRFRQKLVKQRTRLKIQLTSYVDQAFPELQYFFKSGLHQNSVYAVLKEAPTPNAIASMHLTHLAHTLEVASHGHFGKDKARELRVLAQKSVGVNDSSLSIQITHTIEQIELLDSQLFSTELEMANLVTCLHSVIMTIPGIGVVNGGMILGEIGDIHRFSNPKKLLAFAGLDPTVYQSGNFQAHRTRMSKRGSKVLRYALMNAAHNVVKNNATFKAYYDAKRAEGRTHYNALGHCAGKLVRVIWKMLTDEVAFNLE is encoded by the coding sequence ATGATTTACGTAGGCATTGATATTGCCAAACTCAACCATTTCGCCGCCGCGATTTCTTCCGACGGCGAAATACTCATCGAGCCGTTCAAATTTTCTAATAACTATGATGGCTTCTATCTACTGCTTTCTCATCTGGCACCACTTGACCAGAACAGTATCATCATAGGTCTTGAATCAACGGCACACTACGGTGACAACCTTGTTCGTTTTCTCATCAGCAAGGGCTTTAAAGTGTGTGTTCTCAACCCTATCCAGACTTCGTTCATGCGTAAAAATAATGTACGCAAAACGAAGACTGATAAAGTCGACACGTTTGTGATTGCTAAAACCCTTATGATGCAGGATTCCCTTCGGTTTATGGCCTTAGAGGATCTGGATTACATTGAGCTCAAAGAGCTCGGTAGATTCCGCCAGAAACTTGTGAAGCAGCGTACACGCTTAAAAATTCAGCTGACTTCCTATGTAGACCAGGCATTCCCGGAACTACAATACTTCTTTAAGTCTGGCTTGCATCAAAACTCTGTCTATGCCGTCCTTAAGGAGGCTCCGACACCCAACGCTATTGCTTCTATGCATTTGACCCATCTTGCTCACACCCTCGAAGTTGCTTCCCACGGCCATTTCGGTAAGGATAAAGCCAGAGAATTAAGAGTTCTCGCACAGAAGTCTGTCGGTGTCAATGACAGTTCTCTATCTATTCAAATAACTCATACCATTGAACAGATCGAGTTACTGGATAGCCAACTTTTTTCTACAGAGCTTGAAATGGCAAATCTTGTCACCTGCCTGCACTCTGTAATTATGACCATTCCCGGAATTGGTGTCGTGAATGGCGGAATGATTCTTGGTGAGATTGGTGATATACACCGATTCTCTAATCCAAAGAAACTGCTTGCATTTGCTGGACTGGATCCGACCGTTTATCAGTCTGGAAACTTCCAGGCTCACAGAACCAGGATGTCCAAAAGAGGATCTAAAGTGCTACGCTATGCCCTCATGAATGCAGCTCACAATGTCGTAAAAAACAATGCTACTTTCAAAGCTTATTATGATGCCAAGAGAGCGGAAGGCCGGACTCATTACAATGCCCTTGGGCACTGTGCTGGCAAACTTGTCAGAGTCATCTGGAAGATGCTCACTGACGAAGTAGCATTCAACCTCGAATAA
- a CDS encoding rRNA adenine N-6-methyltransferase family protein: MATLNMDFIKTQETSISRPQCDYDIYDYISFNQDNDFKLILEKDNRWEVFYHLSKMRESLLNWYPFGKDAQVLEVGGEFGALTGTLCKRCKRVVSIERYSLRAEGIFKRYKTCSNLEVIAGEFLDIKFIEKFDFVIIIGKLEYQSGSKFTSEIYENYLKKAKSLLKENGRLLLAIENRFGIKYFCGCIDPFSGVPFAGINNYPLAASGRSFTKDEIKNILDKVGFGTIKFYYPIPDYKLPQLIFTDEYMPKSSIKERVIPYYINSNSLLAFENDLYDDLVANGMFATMCNSFLIECSVNEVLSNIIFAALSTDREDANAFITTIHSEGLVRKYPVNKEGVAVLERSYKNILELKNRGINVVLHKWNGSYIEMPYISSITLSDYIGKEAGLDKNKFIKVLDKLYNCILRSSEKSSHLNRVFPQNDDLDWGIILKKAFIDMVPMNCFYDNDELVFFDQEFMREDFPAKYIMFRAIKYAYLFFPYIEDVISKKDLAVKYGLLQLWEYFDTEENSFVFHNRQQKLYKNFLNWSTINREKINRNAKALIGETSYEKSSIN; encoded by the coding sequence ATGGCAACCCTAAATATGGATTTTATAAAAACTCAAGAGACATCCATTTCTAGGCCTCAGTGTGATTATGATATATACGACTATATATCATTTAATCAGGACAACGATTTTAAACTTATCTTAGAGAAGGATAATCGTTGGGAGGTCTTTTACCATCTTTCGAAGATGAGAGAGTCATTGTTGAATTGGTACCCTTTTGGAAAAGATGCTCAGGTTCTGGAAGTTGGAGGAGAATTTGGTGCATTGACCGGTACATTATGCAAACGCTGCAAACGGGTGGTATCCATTGAGCGTTATAGTTTAAGAGCGGAAGGTATTTTTAAAAGATATAAAACATGTTCAAATCTAGAAGTAATTGCAGGGGAGTTTCTTGATATAAAGTTTATTGAGAAGTTTGATTTTGTAATAATTATTGGAAAATTAGAATATCAGAGTGGTAGTAAGTTTACAAGTGAAATATACGAGAATTATTTAAAAAAAGCAAAAAGCTTGCTAAAAGAAAATGGAAGATTATTGTTAGCGATAGAAAATAGGTTCGGTATTAAATATTTTTGTGGTTGTATTGATCCCTTTTCAGGGGTACCTTTCGCTGGTATTAATAACTATCCTTTAGCCGCCTCTGGAAGAAGTTTTACAAAGGATGAAATAAAAAATATTTTGGATAAAGTAGGATTTGGAACAATTAAATTTTATTATCCTATACCAGATTATAAATTGCCACAATTAATATTCACAGATGAGTATATGCCAAAAAGTAGTATTAAAGAGAGAGTTATACCTTATTATATAAACTCAAATTCTTTATTGGCATTTGAGAATGATTTATATGATGACTTAGTTGCTAACGGTATGTTTGCTACTATGTGTAATTCCTTTTTGATTGAGTGTTCGGTGAATGAAGTTCTGTCAAATATAATTTTTGCTGCATTATCCACAGATAGGGAAGATGCCAATGCCTTTATTACTACAATACATTCTGAAGGGCTGGTGAGAAAATATCCAGTTAACAAAGAGGGGGTAGCAGTATTAGAGCGTTCATATAAGAATATTCTAGAATTAAAAAACAGAGGTATAAATGTAGTCCTTCATAAGTGGAATGGAAGTTATATTGAGATGCCATATATTAGTTCAATAACTTTATCAGATTATATAGGAAAAGAGGCTGGGCTAGATAAAAATAAATTTATTAAAGTTTTGGATAAATTATATAATTGTATATTAAGGTCATCTGAGAAGTCTTCTCATTTGAATAGAGTTTTTCCACAGAATGATGACTTGGATTGGGGAATTATTTTAAAAAAGGCATTTATTGATATGGTACCAATGAACTGCTTTTATGATAATGATGAGCTCGTATTTTTTGATCAGGAATTTATGCGAGAGGATTTTCCAGCAAAATATATTATGTTTAGAGCGATAAAATATGCTTATTTATTTTTTCCTTATATTGAAGATGTGATTTCTAAAAAGGATTTAGCAGTTAAATATGGATTGCTGCAACTCTGGGAGTATTTTGATACAGAAGAGAATAGTTTTGTTTTTCACAATAGACAACAAAAATTGTATAAAAATTTTTTGAATTGGTCTACTATTAATAGAGAGAAAATTAATAGAAATGCAAAGGCGCTGATTGGGGAGACCAGCTATGAAAAGTCAAGTATAAATTAG
- a CDS encoding rhamnan synthesis F family protein, with product MKRLGIFIITELNGIVDDYIMFFLSELKKVLDDLIIACISSSDFKESILREYTKSICYLSDSTTYGQAYREILLKCIKNGVLLNYDEVVLTSDILFGPFFPLKEMFISMSKRECSYWGITKREMMVGPDNNIEQSYIDDYFFVLRRGIYTLDLFRNFCVEGKNEGKGFGKQFQEYFTKYTGEVYVNTEEYRQDNPADNIDYSEYLTYELIRKKRLPFLKCRLFKNLDGLSISFRENLRRSFQYIKEDTNYDIDLIWQHILRVYNIADIRECLHLNYIIDDDVHEIDTLRNKKIAVVAHLFYPDLMDETLRYLQNIQENIDLYITVANIETKYKVYNYFESIRRSNVKVLLSGNRGRDAGSLLVACREYLMQYEYLCFVHDKKTTRGGGPVTVGKAFMYHAWENTLRSGGFVSSIIKLFEKNDRLGILTPPVPALGGYLTELVGNEWTCCYQKTKELAEILSLKVPMSPQKQPFALATAFWCRPAALKPLFEYPWRYEDFPEEPLASDGTLNHAIERIIIYVAQSEGYYTAMVESAFYASLYINNLYSVVSKFFVARHEGRILPSGSSVDKIESDMFKLCRFCAKSKNVMIYGAGAYGRNIAKKLDDLQIRYDCFVVTNKKGNLDWLMEHEVKALNEIEENVDTHGIIVALNKENQKQVKPLLEQLGFDYYLIDL from the coding sequence ATGAAACGGTTAGGTATATTTATAATAACGGAATTAAATGGTATAGTTGATGATTATATTATGTTTTTTTTGAGTGAGTTAAAGAAAGTTTTGGATGATTTAATCATTGCTTGCATATCATCAAGTGATTTTAAAGAAAGTATTTTGAGAGAATATACTAAGAGTATATGCTATTTAAGCGATAGTACAACATATGGTCAGGCTTATAGGGAGATCTTACTTAAATGTATAAAGAACGGAGTTCTATTAAACTACGATGAAGTAGTTTTGACAAGCGACATATTATTTGGCCCTTTTTTTCCATTAAAAGAGATGTTTATTTCTATGAGTAAAAGAGAGTGTTCATATTGGGGAATTACTAAAAGAGAGATGATGGTAGGGCCTGATAATAATATTGAGCAATCATATATAGATGACTATTTTTTTGTTTTACGTAGGGGTATCTATACCTTAGATCTATTCAGAAACTTTTGTGTAGAAGGGAAAAATGAGGGAAAAGGATTTGGAAAGCAATTTCAGGAGTACTTCACTAAATACACGGGAGAAGTTTATGTTAATACTGAAGAGTACCGCCAAGATAATCCTGCGGACAATATTGATTATAGTGAGTATTTGACATATGAACTTATTAGAAAGAAAAGACTTCCATTTTTGAAATGCAGATTATTTAAAAATTTAGATGGATTATCAATTAGTTTTAGAGAAAATTTACGGAGAAGCTTTCAATATATAAAAGAAGATACCAATTACGATATAGATTTGATTTGGCAACATATACTCAGAGTATACAATATTGCTGATATTAGGGAATGCCTACATTTGAATTATATTATTGATGATGATGTTCATGAAATTGATACTCTGAGAAATAAAAAGATAGCAGTTGTAGCACATCTCTTTTATCCGGATTTAATGGATGAAACTCTTAGGTATTTACAAAATATACAAGAAAATATTGATTTGTATATTACAGTTGCAAACATAGAAACAAAATATAAGGTATACAATTATTTTGAAAGTATAAGACGAAGTAATGTAAAAGTTTTATTATCTGGAAACCGAGGCCGCGATGCTGGCTCACTTTTAGTTGCCTGCAGAGAGTATTTAATGCAGTATGAATATTTGTGTTTTGTGCATGATAAGAAAACCACGAGGGGAGGAGGGCCTGTAACAGTAGGGAAGGCCTTTATGTACCATGCTTGGGAAAATACATTAAGAAGTGGAGGTTTTGTTTCAAGTATCATAAAGTTATTTGAGAAAAACGATAGATTAGGAATACTTACACCGCCAGTTCCTGCATTGGGGGGGTATTTAACTGAATTAGTGGGTAACGAGTGGACCTGTTGCTATCAAAAAACAAAGGAATTAGCCGAAATTCTTTCGCTCAAAGTACCTATGAGTCCGCAAAAGCAGCCATTTGCATTAGCAACAGCATTTTGGTGCAGACCGGCTGCTTTAAAACCATTATTTGAATACCCATGGCGTTATGAGGATTTTCCTGAAGAACCACTAGCATCAGATGGTACACTGAATCATGCTATTGAAAGAATTATTATATATGTAGCACAAAGTGAAGGATATTATACAGCAATGGTGGAGAGTGCATTTTATGCATCATTATATATTAATAATTTATATTCGGTAGTATCTAAATTTTTTGTTGCTAGACATGAAGGGAGAATTTTGCCCTCAGGTTCTTCAGTCGACAAAATTGAGTCTGATATGTTTAAACTATGTAGATTTTGTGCAAAAAGCAAAAATGTGATGATATATGGAGCAGGAGCGTATGGGAGAAATATAGCAAAGAAATTGGACGATTTGCAAATACGTTATGATTGCTTTGTTGTTACTAATAAAAAAGGGAACTTAGATTGGCTTATGGAACATGAGGTTAAAGCGCTGAACGAGATTGAAGAAAACGTAGATACTCATGGTATTATAGTTGCACTTAATAAAGAAAATCAAAAGCAAGTTAAGCCGTTACTTGAACAACTCGGTTTTGATTATTATTTGATTGACTTATAG
- a CDS encoding rhamnan synthesis F family protein — MNSVFMLSESNGKNQPSKTSCCIIVYMFYEDLLNQCYLYIEQIPKYIDVCFVTSNPKIAFKVKKYINNTKKINYKVLVKENRGRDMAALLVTCHDFIMEYEYLCFVHDKKSLQMGNDNDGCKFMELIWKNLIGSTGLIENILRYLGNNRDVGLMVPPIPYWGNYIGVFINPWTCNYDNVINLGNQLKLKKNVCYEKEYVTIGGAFWCRTNALKPLFEYKWKLEDFCQEPMAVDGTISHAIERILGFVALNNGYDVLEIINLDYAKQRLCDLQLRFTNIVKDLQNDYLINNIDFLNEEKKKTKELLTYCKSYKNIYIYGAGTYGKQCNDLLKRYGIKINGFIVSNDQKRSSLYDGSQVWEFREIINQLNDSGIVIAVNNQYQKQILELIKQNSRTDVFCI; from the coding sequence ATGAATTCTGTATTCATGCTAAGCGAATCCAATGGAAAAAATCAACCAAGTAAAACTTCTTGTTGCATTATTGTGTACATGTTTTATGAGGATTTACTTAATCAATGCTATTTGTACATCGAGCAGATACCAAAGTATATAGATGTTTGTTTTGTAACATCAAATCCTAAAATAGCATTTAAAGTTAAGAAGTATATAAATAATACTAAGAAAATAAATTATAAAGTTTTAGTAAAAGAAAATAGGGGTAGAGATATGGCTGCTCTTCTTGTGACTTGTCACGACTTTATAATGGAATATGAGTATTTGTGCTTTGTTCACGATAAAAAAAGTTTACAGATGGGAAATGATAATGATGGTTGTAAATTTATGGAATTGATATGGAAAAATCTGATTGGTAGTACTGGGTTAATAGAAAATATCTTACGATATTTGGGGAATAATAGAGATGTAGGCTTAATGGTTCCACCTATTCCTTACTGGGGAAATTATATTGGAGTGTTTATTAACCCTTGGACATGTAATTATGATAATGTTATAAATTTAGGTAATCAGCTAAAATTAAAAAAAAATGTTTGTTATGAGAAGGAGTATGTAACTATTGGCGGAGCTTTTTGGTGTAGGACTAATGCGTTAAAACCACTTTTTGAGTATAAATGGAAATTAGAGGATTTTTGTCAAGAGCCTATGGCAGTTGATGGTACAATTAGTCATGCAATTGAGCGGATACTTGGTTTTGTAGCTTTAAATAATGGGTATGATGTACTGGAAATTATAAATTTAGATTACGCTAAACAGAGGCTCTGTGACTTACAGTTACGCTTTACAAATATAGTAAAAGATTTACAAAATGACTATTTAATAAATAATATTGATTTTTTGAATGAGGAAAAAAAGAAAACGAAGGAATTATTAACTTATTGTAAAAGCTATAAGAACATATACATTTACGGTGCTGGTACTTATGGTAAACAGTGTAATGACCTTTTAAAGAGATATGGTATTAAAATTAATGGATTTATTGTTAGTAATGACCAGAAAAGGAGTTCTTTATACGATGGTAGCCAGGTATGGGAATTTAGAGAAATTATAAATCAGTTAAATGATTCAGGAATAGTTATTGCTGTGAATAACCAGTATCAAAAACAAATATTAGAATTAATAAAGCAAAATTCAAGGACTGATGTTTTTTGTATCTAA
- a CDS encoding HAD-IA family hydrolase, producing the protein MAENQTKMFWKYLNARIAIYGISVQTKIFIEENSDLNIVGFLDSYKKEGIIYGKPILDLDELLKRDIDVIIIIARVNSTEMIFRKISDFCLKNHIQVLNSKGKEIKHEDYKDQFEEVNNISLEIMLREIDSHEVVSFDIFDTLLMRKVLFPNDVFYLMQKREGLNDSFPENRISVEKKMMSEGIIAPSIFEIYKRLIDEYPEAGYDEQKLINLEYELDRNLILCRNDITYAFIYARMKKKRIFLISDMYYSKGQIQQILLDNDIVGYEDIFISSEYGINKEEGLFVKLLEKLDSKKVLHVGDCYEADILAAEQCQIDTFWIKSAVSVMNSSRYRHLLKYTNSLEQRVMLGLFVARIFNSPFALYHTLGKGIIDNSRDITYLFAAPIITEYILWLCSQVDNKKCQVIFPSRDGFILKVLYENLKSNKKLFKKLPNSVYLVTSRAVCIGASLFDEDDINYAAVFPYEGTPEHLLIERFFLGKGEIEQFDCEKYKDLIEYVRSHKKKILKRSQEIRLNYEKYLFQVLDNRELIFSDFVSSGTCQMGLQKIIGREIKGCYFVKSSDAYPDKQKLKVASLYNEESNVAKKQYVFENILTDRSPSFLFFDGDKPIYAAEKRTIEEIDFVSSSQDEVLKYFNEYTSLVNYHYNYEKSLIADYLLEVMGRKYTMIEDRVFKNYILHDDFCNRTMSIDDCL; encoded by the coding sequence ATGGCAGAAAATCAAACAAAAATGTTTTGGAAGTATTTAAATGCAAGAATTGCTATATATGGTATTAGTGTACAAACAAAAATTTTTATTGAAGAGAATAGTGATTTAAATATTGTTGGTTTTTTGGATAGTTATAAAAAGGAGGGAATAATATATGGTAAACCCATTCTTGATCTTGATGAATTGTTAAAAAGAGATATAGATGTGATTATTATTATTGCGCGGGTTAATTCTACTGAGATGATTTTTAGGAAAATATCCGATTTTTGTCTAAAAAATCATATCCAGGTTTTAAATTCTAAAGGAAAAGAAATAAAACATGAGGATTACAAAGACCAATTCGAAGAGGTGAATAACATATCATTAGAAATAATGCTACGGGAGATAGATTCTCATGAAGTTGTTAGCTTTGATATTTTTGATACACTATTAATGAGAAAAGTATTATTCCCTAATGATGTATTTTATCTTATGCAAAAGAGAGAAGGATTAAATGACTCTTTTCCAGAAAATCGAATTAGTGTAGAGAAGAAGATGATGTCTGAAGGGATAATAGCACCTTCGATTTTTGAGATATATAAGAGGTTAATTGATGAGTATCCTGAGGCGGGGTATGATGAGCAAAAACTCATTAACTTGGAATATGAATTGGATAGGAATTTGATTTTATGTAGAAACGATATTACTTACGCATTTATTTATGCCAGAATGAAAAAAAAGCGAATTTTCCTTATTTCCGATATGTATTATTCTAAGGGACAGATTCAACAGATTCTTTTAGATAATGATATTGTAGGATATGAGGATATTTTTATATCATCGGAATATGGCATTAATAAAGAGGAGGGATTGTTTGTTAAACTTTTAGAGAAATTAGATAGTAAAAAGGTCTTACACGTAGGTGATTGCTATGAGGCTGATATTTTGGCAGCAGAGCAATGCCAGATTGATACATTTTGGATTAAAAGTGCAGTTTCAGTGATGAATTCTTCTAGATACAGACATCTCCTAAAGTATACAAATAGTTTAGAGCAACGGGTTATGCTGGGATTATTTGTGGCTAGGATTTTTAATAGCCCATTTGCATTATACCATACGTTAGGAAAAGGAATTATAGATAATTCAAGAGATATTACATACTTATTTGCTGCGCCAATAATAACAGAATATATATTATGGTTATGTAGTCAAGTCGATAATAAGAAATGTCAAGTCATTTTTCCGTCAAGAGACGGATTTATATTAAAGGTACTATATGAAAACCTAAAAAGTAATAAAAAACTTTTTAAAAAGTTACCAAATAGTGTGTATTTGGTCACATCTAGGGCGGTATGTATAGGTGCTTCTCTTTTTGATGAAGATGATATAAATTATGCTGCTGTATTTCCATATGAAGGGACACCGGAACACCTACTTATTGAAAGATTTTTTTTGGGGAAAGGTGAAATTGAACAATTTGATTGTGAAAAATATAAGGATTTGATAGAATATGTCCGTTCGCATAAAAAGAAAATTTTAAAGCGTTCTCAAGAAATACGATTAAATTATGAAAAGTATTTGTTTCAAGTGTTGGATAATAGAGAATTGATTTTTTCTGATTTTGTTTCTTCTGGAACATGCCAGATGGGCTTACAAAAAATCATAGGTAGAGAGATTAAAGGCTGCTACTTTGTAAAAAGTTCTGATGCATATCCAGATAAACAAAAATTAAAGGTTGCGTCATTGTATAATGAGGAAAGTAATGTTGCAAAAAAACAATATGTTTTTGAAAATATATTGACAGATCGGTCTCCTTCCTTTTTGTTTTTTGATGGAGACAAACCGATTTATGCAGCTGAAAAACGTACAATTGAAGAAATAGATTTTGTCTCATCATCTCAAGATGAAGTGTTAAAGTATTTTAATGAATATACTAGTTTGGTAAATTATCATTACAATTACGAGAAGTCGTTAATAGCGGATTATTTACTTGAAGTTATGGGGCGAAAATACACTATGATTGAAGATAGAGTATTTAAAAACTATATACTCCATGATGATTTTTGCAACCGGACTATGTCGATAGATGATTGCTTATAA
- a CDS encoding NAD-dependent epimerase/dehydratase family protein, translating into MMNYLYEDFQCLANSIPQIKSIRKSTVMVTGATGFIGMLLVGFFCFLNQKLNAQINIVVYVRNKEKVKTLFNNASIEVVVGDISDKINYSGDMDYIFHCASNTDSKFMVDKPVECIKSIVNGTQAVCEFAVAKKVKSMVYLSSMEIYGNIEGLVDKISEENMGIIDLLNKRSCYPLGKRMAENICYCFSQEYQCPIKIARLSQTFGAGYILDNSSKVFAYIGRCILNQRNIILHTDGSSMGNYVYSADAISGLMYILVDGDIGEAYNIANEELTMTIREMVEFVIKNFNNNISIVYDIPKENVFGYASKTNIKLSSQKLQKIGWSPQYNMKDMYQRMLGV; encoded by the coding sequence ATGATGAATTATTTATATGAAGATTTTCAATGTTTAGCTAATTCGATACCACAAATAAAATCGATAAGAAAATCAACAGTTATGGTTACTGGAGCTACTGGCTTTATTGGTATGCTTTTAGTCGGCTTTTTTTGTTTTTTAAATCAGAAGTTAAATGCACAAATAAATATAGTGGTTTATGTACGAAATAAAGAGAAGGTGAAAACGCTATTTAATAATGCATCTATAGAGGTCGTAGTAGGAGATATTAGCGATAAAATTAATTATTCTGGTGATATGGATTATATTTTCCATTGTGCATCAAATACTGATTCTAAGTTTATGGTAGACAAACCTGTTGAATGTATCAAGAGTATAGTAAATGGAACACAGGCAGTTTGTGAATTTGCAGTTGCAAAGAAGGTTAAGAGTATGGTTTATTTGTCATCTATGGAGATTTATGGAAATATAGAGGGTTTGGTTGATAAAATCTCGGAAGAAAATATGGGGATAATTGATTTGTTAAATAAAAGAAGTTGTTATCCATTAGGAAAAAGGATGGCAGAGAATATCTGTTATTGTTTTTCGCAGGAATATCAATGTCCTATAAAAATTGCTCGTTTATCTCAGACTTTTGGAGCTGGTTATATACTAGATAATAGTTCAAAGGTATTTGCTTATATTGGAAGATGTATATTGAATCAGCGCAATATCATTCTGCATACGGACGGTTCGTCAATGGGAAACTATGTTTACTCAGCTGATGCTATTAGTGGTCTTATGTATATTTTGGTAGATGGGGACATTGGAGAGGCATATAATATTGCAAATGAAGAATTGACTATGACAATACGTGAGATGGTTGAATTTGTTATAAAAAATTTTAATAATAATATCAGTATAGTGTACGATATACCTAAGGAAAATGTATTTGGCTATGCTTCTAAAACTAATATTAAACTATCAAGCCAAAAATTACAAAAGATAGGTTGGTCCCCTCAATACAATATGAAAGATATGTATCAGAGAATGTTAGGAGTATAG
- a CDS encoding IspD/TarI family cytidylyltransferase, whose product MVSAIILAGGTGTRMNNKTKPKQFLTLHGKSILIHTIEHFEEHPEVEQIVVVCVGGWEKYLQRELLNNRIEKVRWIVPGGTTVQESIYNALSLIYNESKNLHEEIVLVHDGVRPLIDDKLISKVIEVVRAKRTAVAVSKATETIGVVDETGEIIALPDRTYSRIAKAPQGFYVADLMKAHLQVQGEGINWMIDSATLMKHCGYKLSTVECSQYNIKITTPSDFYVYRALYEAEENTQIFGL is encoded by the coding sequence ATGGTGTCAGCAATTATATTAGCAGGTGGAACTGGGACTAGGATGAATAATAAAACTAAACCCAAACAATTTTTGACATTACATGGTAAGTCAATTTTAATACATACAATAGAACATTTTGAGGAGCATCCAGAAGTAGAGCAGATTGTAGTTGTATGTGTAGGGGGATGGGAGAAATATTTACAAAGAGAATTATTGAATAATAGGATTGAGAAGGTACGGTGGATAGTACCAGGCGGAACTACTGTTCAGGAATCTATATATAATGCATTAAGTCTAATATATAATGAATCTAAAAATTTGCATGAGGAAATTGTTTTGGTACACGATGGAGTACGTCCATTGATTGATGATAAATTAATAAGTAAAGTGATTGAAGTAGTTAGGGCAAAGAGAACGGCAGTGGCGGTAAGTAAGGCTACAGAAACAATAGGCGTTGTTGATGAAACGGGAGAAATAATAGCGCTTCCGGATAGAACGTATTCCAGAATTGCAAAGGCTCCTCAAGGTTTTTATGTTGCTGATTTAATGAAGGCACATTTACAGGTCCAAGGAGAGGGCATTAATTGGATGATAGATTCTGCAACACTAATGAAACATTGTGGTTATAAGTTGAGTACTGTTGAATGCTCCCAATATAATATAAAAATAACTACCCCATCGGATTTTTATGTATACAGGGCGCTTTATGAGGCAGAAGAAAATACGCAAATTTTTGGTTTGTAG